A genomic region of Catalinimonas niigatensis contains the following coding sequences:
- a CDS encoding PKD domain-containing protein, with the protein MDKSSQKTIVTIGFIFLLIAMPFVRLIAQDTKWQWIRKIDASENNRIGKDIVTDSEGNLYIPTRAAGNINVVPGNTISSNDEENAVVFKVVNGQPQVFVIANDVSDGSDEFSSVMSDVYINANDQLVFGGEYDRILEFRSLGVRINRDIESNGLFALNFAEGGAFKNFSNGQSQGNDELKSVAIDKDGNYFISGILDGENFSFSGDNNQETHVKQEKNIAIAKYSSEGRYLWTAYGFPSGLGVLQSMVLDEDGNVYATGYFAGSFTFGDANGNFTESVTSNQNGEDYFILKINADGSNGWLKSFGNEGRGDQAKNMTIGSDGSIYITGRANNLDNISGYDIFLAKHTKDGDFEWVRRAGSDKNAPAESDDAEPGKDFGNAVVADLQGNVYVTGSFGNPGEFSAPNKNISVESNSSEQRYVYVAKYASNGDLVWATNTDGDFHFAETIALDKVGNIYLAGDYEGSVSLDENLAIENTYSNTYGVFIIKMNQTPAISEVEDNQGAPTLVFEAGDNFVIKGSYFDPVDIEVKLGGLSLTGITVNGEGTEINATIPQDITSGEYNLQVTSHGLLSQQNIQINLNKPPSFQLSTENINLTEDFDEATTVHILPDDNTPIAGYSFNPTLEDIAIADLSYNTSDQAITISSVENAYGLVEITVTATDEGNSNNTFSKTLTLTITAVNDPPTVAQAISDLNVLQDADPVMIDLSEVFLDEEDTELSYTVENSNEDLVLAEENDTQLILTFIAGATGEAAITVIATDSEGATVNDLFTVTVNEAGSNLPPIAVAKEIPELTDNDGDGKETLTLDGSESSDSDGNIVSYIWTRNDEILAETAVSEQTLDVGVHEIVLTVEDDKGETDTDAITVVIKPKPDHDDDTDGPVLSHTVNENQEFSSPLTLLVTATDVSGIDEINSKLRYSGLSQDFSTAREVALEKVDDGYSFTLSTTDINSLNDPLGIRYAFEFRDIHGNPTVQKGYTYWSYGPQHFSAESSEVGPWYSINEKNDLSFTDYNIIAFPFESQSISGVLGGLGEYDDAEWRLFRHIPGIPTENDKGFRELNTSGFSGSSMFEHGNGYFLIMRSSQNISFGGMIAEMSEEVDGTMVHEIVLKDGWNLIGNPYPFAIDWQNVRTANPGSPIGNINRLSRSGYGDTSNELKAFEGAFIFHEGTDMIVQVPVSTRSSANRIAKEKDKDSGWELPIHVEIKGIVNRRNGIGMRADSKDSWDIHDAVQLPQLSAYPEMVMHEESRNLPLNRSIVSEQENFLWQAELRGGKAGEMVRLSWDNSVIQHMDQKLYLWDELNSRMIDMSVQSESSFRIPEEGKLPLQIYFGTQEDLISILDIMQFRVGMPYPNPTSSRFKLPFTMPQGKHFNTHLQLNIFNNLGYKVVNYSFGQLTSGYHVLQVDLPKGMSSGLYHYQLVIEGEKKQVLSGRIVKQ; encoded by the coding sequence ATGGATAAGTCTTCACAAAAAACTATAGTCACAATCGGATTTATTTTTCTATTGATTGCTATGCCATTCGTGAGGCTTATAGCCCAGGATACTAAGTGGCAATGGATACGGAAAATTGATGCATCAGAGAACAATCGTATAGGTAAAGACATAGTGACGGACAGTGAGGGAAATTTATATATACCCACCAGAGCAGCTGGTAATATAAATGTCGTGCCGGGTAACACTATCTCTTCTAATGACGAAGAAAATGCAGTTGTATTTAAAGTTGTTAATGGTCAACCCCAGGTATTCGTTATCGCAAATGATGTCAGTGATGGCTCGGATGAATTTTCCAGTGTTATGAGTGATGTTTACATTAATGCTAATGACCAATTGGTATTTGGCGGAGAATATGATAGAATACTAGAGTTTAGGAGTTTAGGGGTTAGGATAAATAGAGATATTGAAAGCAATGGACTGTTTGCTCTGAATTTCGCAGAAGGTGGTGCATTCAAAAATTTTTCAAACGGACAGAGTCAGGGTAACGATGAATTGAAGAGTGTGGCAATAGATAAGGATGGCAACTACTTCATCTCAGGTATATTGGATGGCGAAAACTTCTCTTTTTCTGGCGATAACAATCAGGAAACGCATGTGAAGCAGGAAAAAAACATAGCAATAGCAAAATACAGTAGTGAAGGCAGGTACTTATGGACAGCTTATGGCTTTCCCTCTGGTCTGGGCGTATTACAGTCAATGGTACTTGATGAAGATGGGAATGTATATGCTACTGGTTACTTTGCTGGCAGCTTTACTTTTGGTGATGCAAATGGAAATTTTACAGAATCAGTAACATCCAACCAAAATGGAGAAGATTACTTTATCCTCAAAATAAATGCTGATGGAAGCAACGGATGGTTAAAAAGCTTTGGGAATGAAGGTAGAGGAGATCAAGCCAAGAACATGACCATCGGTTCTGATGGTTCTATCTACATTACAGGAAGGGCCAATAATTTAGACAATATTAGTGGCTATGATATTTTTTTAGCAAAGCATACTAAAGATGGAGATTTTGAGTGGGTAAGGCGAGCAGGTTCTGATAAAAATGCTCCAGCAGAAAGCGATGATGCAGAACCAGGTAAAGATTTTGGAAATGCTGTAGTAGCTGACCTGCAAGGAAATGTATATGTGACCGGAAGCTTTGGAAACCCTGGTGAATTTTCAGCTCCAAATAAAAATATCTCTGTAGAATCAAATTCCAGTGAGCAGCGGTATGTATATGTGGCAAAATATGCGTCAAATGGTGATTTGGTATGGGCCACTAATACCGATGGAGACTTTCACTTTGCCGAAACCATTGCCCTTGACAAAGTAGGCAATATTTACCTGGCAGGTGATTATGAAGGTAGTGTAAGTCTTGATGAAAATCTTGCCATAGAAAACACCTACTCAAATACCTATGGAGTGTTTATTATTAAGATGAACCAGACTCCTGCTATTTCAGAAGTTGAAGATAATCAGGGTGCACCAACTTTAGTTTTTGAGGCAGGTGATAATTTCGTAATCAAAGGTAGTTATTTTGATCCTGTAGATATAGAAGTTAAACTAGGTGGCCTTTCCCTTACAGGAATTACTGTCAATGGAGAGGGTACGGAGATTAATGCAACAATTCCACAAGACATAACTTCAGGTGAATATAATCTGCAGGTAACATCTCACGGATTGCTAAGTCAGCAGAACATCCAAATTAATTTAAACAAGCCACCTTCCTTTCAACTTTCAACGGAAAACATAAATCTCACCGAAGATTTTGATGAAGCAACAACGGTTCATATACTTCCCGATGACAATACTCCAATAGCAGGTTATTCATTTAACCCTACGCTCGAAGACATAGCCATAGCTGACCTTAGCTACAATACATCTGACCAGGCGATAACAATTTCTTCAGTAGAAAATGCGTATGGGCTGGTTGAAATTACGGTTACAGCCACTGATGAAGGTAACAGTAACAATACTTTTAGTAAAACGCTTACCCTTACAATTACTGCAGTAAATGATCCACCTACAGTAGCACAAGCTATAAGCGATTTGAATGTACTACAGGATGCTGACCCTGTAATGATAGACCTTTCTGAGGTTTTTTTAGATGAAGAAGACACAGAACTTAGCTACACAGTAGAAAATAGCAACGAAGATCTGGTACTGGCTGAAGAAAATGATACCCAACTTATCCTTACCTTTATCGCAGGGGCGACAGGAGAAGCAGCTATTACGGTCATTGCAACAGATAGTGAGGGGGCTACCGTAAACGATCTGTTTACTGTCACCGTAAATGAAGCGGGAAGTAACCTACCACCCATAGCTGTAGCCAAAGAAATTCCTGAATTAACTGACAACGATGGTGACGGAAAAGAAACCCTTACTTTAGATGGATCTGAATCAAGTGATTCTGATGGAAACATCGTAAGCTATATCTGGACAAGAAATGATGAAATTTTGGCAGAAACTGCGGTAAGTGAGCAGACACTGGATGTAGGTGTGCATGAAATAGTTCTCACAGTAGAAGACGATAAGGGAGAAACAGATACAGATGCAATTACCGTGGTCATCAAGCCTAAGCCAGATCATGATGATGATACTGATGGGCCGGTACTGAGCCATACAGTCAACGAAAATCAAGAATTCTCATCCCCGCTTACACTACTTGTTACGGCAACTGATGTAAGTGGGATTGATGAAATAAACTCAAAATTACGATACTCTGGCCTAAGCCAAGACTTTTCAACCGCCAGAGAAGTGGCTCTTGAAAAAGTGGATGATGGCTACAGTTTCACCTTAAGTACTACTGATATCAACAGTCTCAATGATCCTCTGGGTATTCGCTATGCATTTGAATTCCGGGATATTCATGGGAATCCTACCGTACAAAAAGGGTATACCTACTGGAGTTATGGACCTCAACATTTCAGTGCTGAGAGTAGTGAAGTTGGACCATGGTATTCGATAAATGAAAAAAACGACCTGTCTTTCACTGACTACAACATCATTGCCTTTCCTTTTGAATCGCAAAGTATAAGCGGAGTACTTGGTGGTTTGGGAGAGTACGATGATGCTGAATGGCGTCTATTCCGGCACATTCCTGGCATTCCAACAGAAAACGATAAAGGTTTTAGGGAACTCAATACTTCTGGTTTTTCGGGATCAAGTATGTTTGAGCATGGAAATGGCTATTTTCTGATCATGCGAAGTAGTCAAAATATTAGTTTTGGTGGAATGATAGCTGAGATGAGTGAAGAAGTAGATGGAACAATGGTTCATGAAATTGTCCTCAAAGATGGTTGGAACCTAATTGGAAATCCCTATCCTTTTGCGATTGATTGGCAGAACGTTAGAACTGCAAATCCTGGTAGTCCAATTGGGAACATCAATAGATTGAGTCGTTCAGGTTATGGAGACACATCAAATGAACTTAAAGCTTTTGAAGGCGCATTTATTTTTCATGAAGGAACTGACATGATCGTTCAGGTTCCGGTGAGTACACGTTCTTCCGCAAATAGGATTGCAAAAGAAAAGGACAAGGATTCAGGTTGGGAATTGCCAATTCATGTGGAGATTAAAGGAATAGTAAACCGGAGAAACGGCATTGGTATGCGGGCTGACTCCAAAGATTCCTGGGATATCCATGATGCGGTACAACTACCTCAGCTTTCAGCCTATCCCGAAATGGTAATGCATGAAGAAAGCAGGAATTTACCTCTTAACCGCTCTATAGTGAGTGAGCAGGAAAACTTTCTATGGCAAGCAGAACTGAGGGGTGGTAAAGCAGGAGAGATGGTACGGTTGAGTTGGGATAATAGCGTAATTCAACACATGGATCAAAAGCTTTACCTCTGGGATGAATTGAATAGCAGGATGATAGATATGAGTGTACAATCTGAAAGTAGTTTCCGAATTCCTGAAGAAGGTAAACTCCCACTGCAGATTTACTTTGGAACTCAAGAAGATCTAATTTCTATCTTAGATATCATGCAGTTCAGGGTAGGTATGCCTTATCCCAACCCTACAAGCAGTCGTTTCAAACTACCCTTTACCATGCCTCAGGGCAAACATTTCAATACTCATCTTCAACTCAATATATTCAATAACCTTGGATATAAAGTTGTCAACTATAGCTTCGGCCAGCTTACATCAGGCTATCATGTGCTGCAAGTTGATTTACCCAAGGGAATGAGCAGTGGTTTGTATCATTATCAGTTGGTTATTGAAGGGGAGAAAAAACAGGTACTGAGTGGAAGAATAGTAAAGCAATAG